From the genome of Thermococcus chitonophagus, one region includes:
- a CDS encoding alanine--glyoxylate aminotransferase family protein: MEYEEAFREVYEMVKPKYKLFTAGPVACFPEVLEIMKVQMFSHRSKEYRKVHVDTVERLRDFLEVKKGEVLLVPSSGTGIMEASIRNGVTKGGKVLVTIIGAFGKRYREVVETNGRKAVVLEYEPGKAVKPEDLDDALRKNPDVEAVTITYNETSTGVLNPLPELAKVAKEHDKLVFVDAVSAMGGADIKFDKWELDVVFSSSQKAFGVPPGLAIGVFSERFLEIAEKMPERGWYFDIPLYVKYLKEKESTPSTPPMPQIFGLNVVLRIIEKMGGKEKWLEMYQKRAEMIREGVKEMGLDILAEEGYESPTITAVVTPKGIKGDEVYEAMRKRGFELAKGYGSVKEITFRIGHMGYMTFDDIREMLDNLREVINELKKQKGLT, encoded by the coding sequence ATGGAGTACGAGGAAGCCTTTAGAGAAGTTTATGAAATGGTAAAGCCAAAATACAAGCTCTTTACGGCAGGACCAGTCGCATGCTTCCCAGAAGTACTCGAGATAATGAAGGTGCAAATGTTTAGCCATAGATCCAAAGAGTACAGGAAAGTGCACGTTGACACCGTTGAAAGGCTCAGGGACTTCCTTGAGGTTAAGAAGGGAGAAGTTCTACTAGTTCCAAGCTCTGGAACAGGGATCATGGAGGCCAGCATTAGGAATGGAGTTACGAAGGGTGGAAAAGTCCTTGTAACAATAATTGGGGCGTTTGGAAAGAGGTACAGGGAGGTCGTAGAGACAAACGGAAGGAAGGCTGTAGTTCTAGAGTACGAGCCAGGAAAGGCCGTGAAGCCCGAAGATCTCGATGATGCTCTGAGAAAGAACCCCGATGTTGAGGCCGTAACGATAACCTACAATGAAACATCGACTGGAGTACTCAATCCTCTGCCAGAGCTCGCCAAAGTGGCAAAGGAGCATGACAAGCTGGTATTTGTTGATGCGGTCTCAGCGATGGGAGGAGCAGATATAAAGTTTGACAAGTGGGAGCTTGACGTTGTGTTCTCAAGCTCCCAGAAGGCATTCGGTGTTCCCCCAGGATTGGCAATTGGAGTATTCAGCGAGAGGTTCCTAGAGATAGCCGAAAAGATGCCTGAGAGAGGATGGTACTTTGACATCCCACTGTACGTTAAGTACCTCAAGGAGAAGGAATCAACACCCTCAACGCCTCCAATGCCCCAGATCTTTGGCCTAAATGTCGTTCTCAGGATCATAGAGAAGATGGGTGGAAAGGAGAAGTGGCTTGAGATGTACCAGAAGAGAGCAGAGATGATAAGAGAAGGAGTCAAAGAGATGGGCCTCGACATTTTAGCTGAGGAGGGGTACGAGAGCCCAACGATTACAGCAGTTGTCACTCCAAAGGGAATAAAGGGAGATGAAGTCTACGAAGCAATGAGGAAGAGAGGATTCGAGCTGGCCAAGGGTTACGGTAGCGTCAAGGAGATCACCTTCAGGATAGGCCACATGGGCTACATGACGTTCGACGATATAAGGGAGATGCTTGACAACCTCAGAGAGGTAATAAATGAGTTAAAGAAGCAGAAAGGCCTAACATAG
- a CDS encoding P-loop NTPase family protein, translating to MGVYIFTPEDLLRYEVITQDCLNVLKEALKRREDILVVGGTKAGKTKLVEAMTFLIPEDWKIAVVTAYNEFKPFKDNIFVINTEFDGRSVDVRTEEVIEKINSINPDYVIIDTLHTVSVPRILERLVDKYGFIITSLVLSRNLWDEIKHWLKIDDEMLEKFEIIVELYRDIKTGHRKVNAIYKIKGKELERLC from the coding sequence ATGGGAGTGTACATCTTTACTCCTGAAGATCTGCTCAGGTATGAGGTCATAACCCAGGACTGCCTTAATGTTTTAAAGGAGGCTCTAAAAAGGAGGGAGGATATTTTAGTAGTTGGAGGAACAAAGGCAGGAAAGACTAAGTTAGTTGAGGCAATGACATTTTTAATTCCCGAGGACTGGAAGATAGCAGTTGTTACCGCTTATAATGAATTTAAGCCCTTTAAGGACAACATCTTCGTTATAAACACGGAGTTTGATGGTAGAAGCGTCGATGTAAGAACTGAAGAAGTAATCGAGAAGATAAACTCAATAAATCCTGACTACGTTATAATTGACACCCTTCACACCGTTAGCGTTCCCAGGATTCTTGAAAGGTTAGTAGACAAATACGGCTTTATAATAACTTCCCTAGTCCTCTCAAGGAACCTTTGGGATGAAATTAAGCACTGGCTAAAGATAGACGATGAAATGCTGGAGAAGTTTGAGATCATCGTAGAGCTCTATAGGGACATAAAAACGGGGCACAGGAAGGTTAATGCAATATACAAGATAAAAGGAAAAGAGTTAGAGAGACTATGTTAG
- a CDS encoding 50S ribosomal protein L40e, translating into MARFPEAEARIFKKYICLRCGATNPWGAKKCRKCGYKRLRPKAREPRGGGR; encoded by the coding sequence ATGGCGAGGTTTCCAGAGGCTGAAGCGAGGATCTTCAAGAAGTATATATGCCTCAGGTGCGGTGCCACTAATCCATGGGGAGCCAAGAAGTGCAGAAAGTGCGGTTATAAAAGATTGAGGCCAAAGGCAAGGGAGCCAAGAGGAGGAGGGCGCTGA
- a CDS encoding DUF2284 domain-containing protein has protein sequence MEVVWEREIDASSIVVSPRPVWKCMACPMYGKRPSCPPHVPSWRDTVDLIKHYKKALLVKFKINTEDFEKEKRRILLWLLEKEKEYFRNGYPYAIALFPGNCNLCEECTFETTGVCKMPEKVRPSVDAVGIELTSIVTLDFNEPVLYGLILID, from the coding sequence ATGGAAGTTGTTTGGGAGAGGGAAATTGACGCAAGTTCAATCGTCGTATCTCCAAGGCCAGTATGGAAGTGCATGGCATGTCCCATGTACGGCAAAAGACCGAGCTGTCCTCCTCATGTCCCCTCTTGGAGGGATACCGTGGATCTCATAAAGCACTACAAGAAAGCGCTACTCGTGAAGTTTAAGATCAATACAGAGGACTTCGAAAAGGAGAAGAGGAGAATTTTACTATGGCTCTTAGAAAAGGAGAAAGAATACTTCAGGAATGGCTATCCATATGCCATAGCACTTTTCCCAGGAAACTGCAACTTGTGCGAAGAATGCACATTTGAGACAACAGGAGTGTGTAAAATGCCAGAAAAAGTAAGACCAAGTGTTGATGCCGTTGGCATAGAACTAACCTCAATTGTAACACTAGACTTTAATGAACCTGTCTTGTATGGATTAATACTTATAGACTGA
- a CDS encoding 30S ribosomal protein S17e: protein MGKIRQGFIKRVARELVDRYPNEFTTDFEHNKKKVQELTNVTSKKIRNRIAGYVTKLMRMKKEGKIL, encoded by the coding sequence ATGGGAAAGATCAGGCAGGGTTTCATTAAGAGGGTCGCGAGGGAGTTAGTTGACAGGTATCCAAATGAGTTCACCACGGACTTCGAGCACAACAAGAAGAAGGTTCAAGAACTAACCAACGTAACTAGCAAGAAGATAAGAAACAGGATCGCCGGTTACGTGACAAAGCTTATGAGAATGAAGAAGGAAGGGAAGATACTTTAA
- a CDS encoding DUF357 domain-containing protein produces MQVNNIITKEKLEKYFRITKEALEKLEIVVDERSHLYIVAKDFLTMAKSYFQDAEYYFKRGDYVTAFAALNYAHGFIDAGVRLGVFKGDDNRLFAFG; encoded by the coding sequence ATGCAGGTGAACAATATAATAACCAAGGAAAAGCTTGAAAAGTACTTCAGGATAACCAAAGAGGCTCTGGAAAAGCTTGAGATTGTGGTAGATGAGAGAAGCCACCTTTATATAGTCGCGAAAGACTTTTTAACAATGGCCAAAAGCTACTTTCAAGATGCTGAGTACTACTTCAAAAGAGGGGACTATGTGACAGCCTTTGCTGCTTTAAATTATGCGCACGGCTTTATCGATGCAGGAGTGAGGTTAGGTGTCTTTAAGGGAGACGACAACAGGCTGTTTGCCTTTGGGTGA
- a CDS encoding serine/threonine protein kinase gives MLQEIIEDEIRKLKPILSDYGVELERFLAKGTTSYVFLGTLGGKKVVVKYQRPDSPRKTLGREAKILEILQGKDITGDLVLYTKIERREVLVREYVEGELLINLTPRKEDILRIAEKAYALDTLGIDHGQIQGGKHIIIGKDVWIIDFEKASTQRRPKNLTSAMAMLFLSDNVISRRISKEYGITDEFRESLRLALREYKTSRNLKRVVEVLSTL, from the coding sequence ATGCTTCAAGAAATCATTGAAGATGAAATAAGGAAGTTGAAACCAATCCTAAGTGACTATGGGGTAGAATTGGAAAGGTTCTTGGCCAAGGGAACAACCAGTTATGTGTTTTTGGGAACCCTTGGTGGCAAAAAGGTGGTAGTTAAGTACCAAAGGCCTGACTCACCTAGGAAAACATTGGGGAGAGAAGCTAAAATCCTTGAGATACTACAAGGTAAGGACATCACAGGTGATTTAGTATTGTATACTAAGATTGAAAGAAGGGAAGTACTTGTGAGGGAGTACGTTGAGGGAGAGCTTCTCATAAATTTGACTCCTAGAAAGGAGGACATTTTGAGGATAGCTGAAAAGGCTTACGCACTTGATACCTTGGGGATAGATCACGGGCAGATACAGGGAGGTAAGCATATAATAATAGGGAAGGATGTTTGGATAATTGACTTTGAGAAGGCGAGCACTCAAAGAAGACCTAAAAACCTAACTTCAGCGATGGCAATGCTTTTTCTTTCCGACAATGTGATATCCCGAAGGATCTCTAAGGAATATGGCATTACCGACGAATTCCGAGAGAGCTTAAGGTTGGCTCTTAGAGAGTACAAAACTTCCCGAAATTTAAAGAGAGTAGTTGAAGTACTATCTACCCTTTAA
- a CDS encoding acyl-CoA mutase large subunit family protein, giving the protein MTFDKEALKKIKEEEKRWEETTVRQFLQKAPERKERFLTDDGFEIKRIYTPADLGENWDYMEKLGFPGEYPFTRGVYATMYRGRIWTMRQYAGYATAEESNKRYKYLLSQGQTGLSVAFDLPTQLGYDSDHPLAEGEVGKVGVAIDSLWDMRILFDGIPLDKVSTSMTINSTAANLLAMYILVAEEQGVPQEKLRGTVQNDILKEYIARGTYIFPPQPSMRLTTDIIMYCAENIPKWNPISISGYHIREAGANAVQEVAFTLADGIEYVKAVIERGMDVDKFAPRLSFFFAAHNNFLEEIAKFRAARRLWAYIMKEWFNAKNPRSMMLRFHTQTAGSTLTAQQPENNIIRVAIQALAAVLGGTQSLHTNSYDEALSLPTEKSVRIALRTQQIIAYESGVVDTVDPLGGAYYIEWLTDHIFEEALKYIEKIQKMGGMMRAIERGYIQKEIAEAAYKYQKEIEEGKRIIVGVNKFVTDEPIEVEILKVDPSIREKQIERLKKLRSERDSKKVEEALDKLRNVAEKEDENLMPYIIEAHRHLATLQEVTDVLREVWGEYRAPLIF; this is encoded by the coding sequence ATGACGTTTGATAAGGAGGCTTTAAAGAAAATTAAGGAAGAGGAAAAGAGATGGGAAGAAACTACCGTTAGACAGTTCTTACAGAAGGCTCCTGAGAGAAAAGAAAGGTTCCTGACCGATGACGGCTTCGAGATAAAGAGAATTTACACCCCCGCAGATCTGGGGGAGAACTGGGACTACATGGAAAAGCTCGGCTTCCCAGGAGAGTACCCATTCACAAGGGGAGTCTATGCAACGATGTATAGGGGAAGAATCTGGACAATGAGACAGTACGCTGGCTATGCTACAGCAGAAGAGTCAAATAAGAGGTACAAGTACCTGCTGAGTCAGGGGCAAACAGGGTTAAGCGTTGCTTTCGACCTGCCTACCCAGCTCGGCTATGACTCAGATCATCCCCTAGCAGAGGGAGAAGTAGGAAAGGTCGGAGTAGCTATTGATTCCCTGTGGGACATGAGGATTCTCTTCGATGGTATTCCATTGGATAAGGTCTCAACGTCAATGACGATAAACTCAACCGCAGCAAACCTTCTTGCAATGTACATTCTCGTTGCTGAGGAGCAGGGAGTTCCCCAGGAGAAGCTCAGGGGGACAGTTCAGAACGATATCCTCAAGGAGTACATCGCAAGGGGAACCTACATCTTCCCACCACAGCCTTCAATGAGGTTAACAACCGACATAATAATGTACTGTGCAGAAAACATTCCAAAGTGGAACCCAATAAGCATCAGCGGTTATCACATTAGGGAGGCTGGAGCCAACGCTGTTCAGGAAGTAGCCTTCACGCTAGCTGATGGTATCGAGTACGTTAAGGCGGTAATTGAGAGAGGGATGGATGTAGATAAGTTCGCTCCAAGGCTGAGTTTCTTCTTCGCAGCACACAACAACTTCCTTGAAGAAATTGCAAAGTTCAGGGCAGCGAGAAGGCTCTGGGCGTACATAATGAAGGAGTGGTTCAACGCGAAGAACCCAAGGTCAATGATGCTTAGATTCCACACGCAGACCGCTGGTTCAACTCTAACGGCACAACAGCCAGAGAACAACATAATCAGGGTTGCAATTCAGGCATTAGCTGCAGTTTTGGGAGGAACTCAGTCCCTACACACTAACTCCTATGATGAAGCCTTGAGCCTTCCAACCGAGAAGAGCGTCAGGATTGCATTAAGAACTCAGCAGATCATTGCCTACGAAAGCGGGGTAGTCGATACAGTCGACCCGCTTGGTGGTGCATACTACATCGAGTGGCTGACAGATCACATCTTTGAGGAGGCCCTCAAGTACATTGAGAAGATTCAGAAGATGGGCGGAATGATGAGGGCAATCGAGAGAGGCTACATCCAGAAGGAGATTGCCGAGGCAGCATACAAGTACCAGAAGGAGATAGAGGAAGGTAAGAGGATAATTGTCGGAGTTAATAAATTCGTCACCGATGAGCCGATAGAAGTGGAGATACTAAAGGTCGATCCGAGTATAAGGGAGAAGCAGATCGAGAGGCTGAAGAAGCTCAGGAGCGAGAGAGACAGCAAGAAAGTGGAAGAGGCACTAGATAAGCTTAGAAATGTTGCGGAGAAAGAAGATGAGAATTTGATGCCCTACATAATAGAAGCTCACAGACACCTTGCAACTCTTCAAGAGGTAACTGATGTGTTAAGGGAGGTATGGGGAGAATATAGAGCACCCCTAATATTCTGA
- a CDS encoding TIGR00703 family protein, with translation MLEGYYIIENPGVVPAERRFRMRDLKAWGYDLHLGTIEGERAYFVSKVGERKEGETYTVHGKEYHIEETQKEIPENARLLARIVIERGQPYLEFWLEEEDARFPLAKEDPRIILKRFWEKEKFTQLLKTVRAVGLTTDFYKDNVFINSIPLPYEEYPPKVRRVLREVRDIHRDLTGFGRFVFQYFGEEDKTHNYRVFWTIPTIHLFDVEVANEVDKVLGMLD, from the coding sequence GTGCTAGAGGGCTACTACATAATTGAGAACCCTGGAGTTGTGCCAGCAGAGAGAAGGTTCAGAATGAGGGACCTTAAGGCGTGGGGGTATGATCTGCACCTAGGAACTATTGAAGGAGAGAGGGCATACTTTGTATCGAAGGTTGGCGAGAGAAAAGAGGGAGAAACATACACCGTTCATGGGAAGGAATACCACATTGAAGAAACTCAGAAAGAGATCCCGGAGAACGCAAGGTTGCTAGCGAGGATAGTTATTGAGAGAGGCCAGCCCTACTTGGAGTTCTGGCTCGAGGAGGAAGATGCGAGATTTCCCTTAGCTAAAGAGGACCCCAGGATAATACTCAAGAGGTTCTGGGAAAAGGAAAAGTTTACTCAGCTATTGAAAACTGTTAGGGCCGTTGGATTAACAACCGACTTTTACAAGGACAATGTCTTCATAAACTCAATCCCCCTGCCCTATGAGGAGTATCCCCCAAAGGTTAGGAGAGTACTCAGAGAGGTTAGGGATATACACAGAGATTTAACTGGGTTCGGAAGGTTCGTGTTCCAGTACTTTGGAGAAGAGGACAAGACCCACAATTATAGGGTCTTCTGGACTATTCCGACAATTCACTTGTTCGATGTGGAAGTTGCCAACGAAGTCGACAAGGTCTTAGGCATGCTTGATTGA
- a CDS encoding THUMP domain-containing protein — MNTVIVRYGEIGTKSRQTRRWFERILINNIREALVSEDIEYKEVFSKHGRVIVRTNRAVEASSVLVRVFGIVSLSPAMEVEASLEKINKTALKLFRKKAKELSIKNPKFRVTARRITKEFPLNSLELQAKVGEYILENEECEVDLHNYDIEVGIEIMEGRAYIFTEKIRGWGGLPIGTQGKMVGILEDKKSALAIFLMMKRGVEVIPVYAGNENVKELWLRIKKFAYGSKGDLIRVESLGKVNKIIKDFGAKGVIKGLQLHEGTEEEIKKDKKMFTVPVYYPLIALPQDYIEDVAKRIPL, encoded by the coding sequence ATGAACACCGTGATCGTTAGATACGGAGAGATAGGGACGAAGTCCAGGCAGACGCGAAGATGGTTTGAGAGGATTCTAATAAATAACATAAGAGAAGCTCTCGTCAGCGAGGACATTGAGTACAAGGAGGTATTTTCAAAGCACGGAAGGGTGATAGTTAGGACCAATAGAGCAGTCGAAGCGAGTAGCGTCCTTGTCAGGGTTTTCGGAATAGTTTCACTATCACCGGCAATGGAAGTTGAGGCATCCCTTGAAAAGATAAACAAAACCGCCCTCAAGCTGTTCCGAAAAAAAGCAAAAGAGCTCAGCATTAAAAACCCAAAGTTTAGGGTAACCGCGAGAAGAATAACTAAAGAGTTTCCCCTCAACAGCCTCGAACTACAGGCAAAGGTTGGAGAGTACATACTGGAGAACGAGGAGTGCGAAGTTGACCTACACAATTACGATATTGAGGTTGGAATTGAAATAATGGAAGGGAGAGCCTACATCTTTACGGAGAAGATTAGAGGATGGGGTGGGCTCCCCATTGGAACCCAAGGAAAGATGGTAGGAATTCTCGAAGACAAAAAATCCGCTTTAGCAATATTCCTCATGATGAAAAGAGGAGTTGAGGTAATTCCCGTCTACGCGGGCAATGAAAACGTTAAGGAGCTGTGGTTGAGAATAAAGAAGTTCGCTTATGGATCGAAAGGAGACCTCATAAGGGTTGAATCTTTAGGAAAAGTAAACAAGATTATCAAGGACTTTGGAGCAAAGGGAGTTATAAAGGGGTTACAACTTCATGAAGGGACTGAAGAAGAGATAAAGAAGGATAAGAAAATGTTCACAGTTCCCGTTTACTATCCATTAATAGCCCTACCCCAGGACTACATAGAGGATGTCGCTAAGCGAATTCCTCTTTAG
- a CDS encoding DUF555 domain-containing protein, with translation MGDYIVVLEAPIIVKDVRDVEEAIEVAANKVISALEKEKLDFVRVEIGYSKCPVCGAEFESAFVVGNVGLVGIYLTLKVFNAQSLEHAERIAKAVVGKALKKVPLKLYEIHELNNGGENGGVVAGEEAKEEFA, from the coding sequence ATGGGAGATTACATAGTAGTTTTAGAAGCTCCAATTATAGTTAAGGACGTGAGAGATGTTGAAGAGGCAATTGAGGTTGCCGCAAATAAAGTGATAAGCGCATTGGAGAAGGAAAAGCTCGATTTCGTTAGGGTTGAGATAGGATACTCAAAGTGTCCAGTTTGTGGTGCCGAATTTGAGAGCGCGTTTGTTGTTGGAAACGTTGGGCTTGTGGGAATATACCTGACCTTAAAGGTCTTCAACGCTCAAAGCCTCGAGCATGCGGAGAGAATAGCTAAGGCTGTTGTAGGCAAGGCTCTTAAAAAGGTCCCCTTGAAGTTGTACGAGATTCATGAGCTGAATAATGGGGGAGAGAATGGAGGGGTTGTTGCGGGAGAAGAAGCTAAAGAGGAATTCGCTTAG
- a CDS encoding ParB N-terminal domain-containing protein, with the protein MIKLISREEAIRRAERIKRENELIYGVDFEILHDIVDIRELIPTQKELSRKKLEAVIQRVLHGYDAPIICLYYRGKLYLLDGHHRVYACRILGTEKVEALILRPKKTIKSNIGESVKRQGLKSIEDMIVVHEI; encoded by the coding sequence ATGATAAAACTTATATCAAGAGAGGAGGCAATAAGAAGAGCTGAGAGGATTAAGAGGGAAAATGAACTGATTTATGGAGTTGATTTCGAGATACTCCATGACATAGTTGACATAAGAGAATTGATACCAACGCAAAAAGAACTCAGCAGAAAGAAACTTGAGGCTGTTATTCAACGCGTTCTTCATGGGTATGATGCTCCAATAATATGCCTATATTACCGAGGAAAACTATACCTACTAGATGGGCATCACAGGGTGTATGCTTGTAGGATCCTGGGGACAGAAAAAGTAGAAGCTCTAATTTTAAGACCCAAGAAGACAATAAAGAGTAACATTGGTGAGTCTGTGAAAAGGCAAGGACTCAAAAGCATCGAAGATATGATTGTTGTACATGAGATATAA
- a CDS encoding DUF996 domain-containing protein — protein sequence MSMSNAKMYGGIGAIIGLVGPLVPHIGFVLSIVGLVLIFLAVKIISDETGDKDIFSYFLKAFIAIVGGLIVFIIIVVATVGAAFLNPKELMPTNILSFIGVVLVGLIILWIAMIIGMYFRKKSYELIAQYTGVDMFKTAGLLYFIGAILLIIGIGALIAIIAAILEIVAFFSLPEEVQKSEVSSVSS from the coding sequence ATGTCAATGAGTAATGCAAAGATGTATGGTGGTATTGGAGCAATAATAGGTCTAGTAGGGCCACTGGTACCTCATATAGGTTTTGTTCTCTCAATTGTAGGCTTAGTGCTAATTTTCCTGGCAGTGAAAATAATAAGCGACGAAACCGGAGATAAAGATATTTTCAGCTATTTCCTCAAGGCATTCATAGCAATCGTTGGTGGATTGATAGTCTTTATAATAATAGTTGTAGCAACCGTGGGTGCAGCGTTCTTGAATCCAAAAGAGCTCATGCCGACAAATATCTTAAGCTTCATAGGAGTTGTACTAGTTGGCCTCATAATTCTGTGGATAGCAATGATAATTGGAATGTACTTCAGGAAGAAAAGCTACGAGCTCATAGCACAGTATACTGGGGTGGACATGTTCAAAACGGCAGGTTTGCTATACTTCATAGGAGCAATACTGCTAATAATAGGAATAGGAGCTTTAATCGCTATAATAGCAGCGATCCTTGAGATAGTGGCCTTCTTCTCCTTACCCGAAGAAGTACAGAAGTCAGAGGTCAGCTCTGTATCTTCTTAG
- a CDS encoding PadR family transcriptional regulator — translation MEEVLLRLKDKLTKEMLWMYILKLLRERPMYAYEIRGQLKRRFGFEPATVSSYVVLYKLEEAGYVTSEWHESESGRPSRKYYKLTEKGEKLFEDGVKIIENVLEMLKE, via the coding sequence ATGGAGGAGGTATTATTAAGGCTTAAGGATAAACTCACGAAGGAAATGCTCTGGATGTACATACTGAAGTTACTCAGAGAGAGGCCCATGTACGCTTATGAAATCAGAGGACAGCTAAAACGAAGATTTGGATTTGAACCAGCAACGGTTAGCTCCTATGTCGTTCTGTACAAGTTGGAAGAAGCAGGATATGTCACTTCAGAGTGGCACGAGAGCGAGAGTGGTAGGCCTTCAAGGAAGTACTACAAGCTTACAGAGAAAGGGGAAAAATTGTTCGAAGATGGAGTAAAGATAATAGAAAACGTCCTTGAAATGCTGAAGGAGTAG
- the gcvH gene encoding glycine cleavage system protein GcvH — protein MIEVGEYKVKEGLYYTKDHEWVKVLDDGTVLVGISDYAQKELGDLAYVELPEVGKEVNKGDVLCEVESVKAVSEVYAPVSGEVVEVNEELSDSPEKINEDPYEAWIAKIKPKNLEEELKELMDANAYAEYLKTL, from the coding sequence ATGATCGAGGTCGGAGAATACAAGGTAAAGGAAGGACTGTACTATACAAAAGACCATGAGTGGGTTAAGGTTCTCGACGACGGAACTGTCCTCGTTGGAATTAGCGATTATGCACAGAAAGAGCTCGGCGATTTGGCGTATGTTGAACTACCTGAAGTGGGAAAGGAAGTAAATAAGGGCGATGTTCTATGTGAGGTTGAGAGCGTAAAGGCGGTAAGCGAAGTCTATGCTCCAGTTAGCGGAGAGGTTGTTGAGGTAAATGAAGAGCTCAGTGATAGCCCAGAAAAAATCAATGAAGATCCATACGAGGCATGGATAGCCAAGATAAAGCCAAAGAACTTAGAAGAGGAGTTGAAGGAGCTAATGGATGCAAATGCTTATGCGGAGTACCTAAAAACGCTTTAA
- a CDS encoding PHP domain-containing protein: protein MMDLHTHTRYSDGIGLIRDNVSWAEKRRLKIVGISDHIHFFTPGIFSKYVREIRTVRDESEIVVLAGIEANITESGPDITEEFARELDYVIASVHEWFGEGEWYRYLEYVKKAIIDENVDIIGHFGNTFPWIGYPPWEEVLEVIKLAEEYGKAFEISARYKVPDLDFIRECVKRGVKLSLATDAHRPDDVGKIEWSLKMLKKAGGSEEDLVFSELL from the coding sequence ATGATGGACTTGCATACACACACAAGATATTCGGATGGTATAGGTTTAATAAGGGACAACGTTTCCTGGGCAGAAAAAAGGAGACTTAAAATAGTAGGAATTAGTGACCATATCCACTTCTTCACCCCAGGAATATTTTCCAAGTACGTGAGAGAGATCAGAACTGTAAGAGACGAGAGCGAAATTGTAGTACTCGCCGGGATAGAGGCAAACATAACTGAGAGCGGGCCAGACATAACGGAAGAATTTGCAAGAGAGCTCGATTATGTTATAGCTAGCGTGCACGAGTGGTTTGGAGAGGGAGAGTGGTATAGGTACTTGGAGTACGTTAAAAAGGCTATAATAGATGAAAACGTAGATATAATAGGCCACTTTGGCAACACCTTCCCCTGGATAGGATATCCTCCATGGGAGGAGGTTCTCGAGGTTATAAAACTCGCAGAAGAATACGGCAAAGCCTTCGAGATAAGTGCCAGGTACAAAGTCCCGGATTTGGATTTCATTAGAGAATGTGTAAAAAGAGGAGTCAAGCTTTCACTAGCAACTGACGCTCATAGACCGGATGACGTTGGAAAAATAGAGTGGAGCCTAAAAATGCTTAAAAAAGCAGGAGGAAGTGAGGAGGATCTAGTGTTCTCAGAGCTTCTCTAG